In the genome of Nitrospira japonica, one region contains:
- a CDS encoding excisionase family DNA-binding protein, with translation MDKLVSVKEAAKRLSCSEDTIWKWLKTGSLRRLKVGRLTRINEQDLDAVVRVGLPIGGKAGASAGVSGPTRG, from the coding sequence TGGACAAACTTGTATCAGTCAAAGAAGCCGCGAAACGGTTGTCGTGCAGTGAAGACACTATTTGGAAGTGGTTAAAGACTGGCTCGCTCCGTCGGCTCAAAGTCGGCCGACTAACCCGGATCAATGAGCAGGACCTTGACGCAGTCGTCCGTGTCGGGTTGCCGATCGGCGGCAAGGCCGGGGCGTCGGCCGGAGTCTCGGGGCCTACCCGTGGCTAA